In Lusitaniella coriacea LEGE 07157, one genomic interval encodes:
- a CDS encoding CADD family putative folate metabolism protein — protein sequence MTEQAFLAQLNAIIEQSHLLKHPFYQMWNEGKLSLTMLQEYAKEYYLQVHHFPTYVSATHAACDDINIRKMLLENLIEEERGNAHHPELWLRFAEGLGVERTEVLERDYHEKTRESVCALKILARSEEPEKGLAALYAYESQIPEVSTTKIAGLQEFYGIDTDEALSFFRVHEVADEVHSQATQAALVQLCQTDEQKQHALESTQKAVDALNLLLDGVYETHCQ from the coding sequence ATGACAGAACAAGCATTTTTAGCTCAACTCAACGCAATTATCGAACAGAGCCATCTACTCAAGCATCCCTTCTATCAAATGTGGAATGAAGGCAAATTGTCCTTGACAATGTTGCAAGAATATGCAAAAGAATATTACCTGCAAGTGCATCATTTCCCCACCTACGTCAGTGCAACCCACGCCGCTTGCGATGACATCAATATTCGCAAAATGCTCTTAGAAAACTTGATTGAAGAAGAACGGGGAAATGCTCACCACCCCGAACTATGGTTGCGCTTTGCTGAAGGATTGGGCGTTGAACGTACCGAAGTTTTAGAGCGAGACTACCACGAAAAAACTCGCGAATCCGTGTGCGCCCTTAAAATCTTAGCCCGCAGCGAAGAACCGGAAAAAGGTTTAGCTGCCCTCTACGCTTACGAATCTCAAATTCCTGAAGTTTCCACCACAAAAATCGCTGGATTACAGGAATTTTACGGCATTGACACCGACGAAGCCCTCTCCTTCTTCCGCGTCCACGAAGTCGCAGACGAAGTTCACTCCCAAGCTACCCAAGCTGCACTCGTCCAACTGTGTCAAACCGACGAACAAAAACAGCACGCCCTAGAATCTACCCAAAAAGCGGTTGACGCTCTCAACTTGCTCCTCGATGGCGTTTACGAAACCCATTGCCAGTAG
- a CDS encoding pentapeptide repeat-containing protein, whose translation MFFSVIESIAAAVNWLWHLIDDPTFYQWLRVLTSLGTPCVLLYIAQNVTKKLEEQKRDREERLEQENTRKQEETQRQETLRNYLQQMTVLLVDKELLSKSHDEPTAQAARALTLTAIRELDSKRNQQLTIFLIEAGLVQHHFASPELLRSANLSGAQLGSANFFLTQLSGSDLSGSDLSGSDLSGSDLSGADLSGADLSSANLNLAQLYGANLVDADFCCANPSAANLNSADLHCADLYGATLENIQWNEYTNWENVKNLDKAHEVPKALKQQLGLD comes from the coding sequence GTGTTTTTCAGTGTTATAGAATCTATTGCTGCTGCGGTTAATTGGTTATGGCATTTGATAGACGACCCAACATTCTATCAGTGGCTTCGAGTTCTAACTTCTCTGGGAACCCCGTGTGTCTTACTTTATATTGCCCAAAATGTCACTAAGAAACTAGAAGAGCAAAAACGGGACAGAGAGGAGCGATTAGAACAGGAAAACACAAGGAAGCAGGAAGAAACCCAGAGGCAAGAAACCCTCAGAAATTATCTCCAGCAAATGACAGTACTGCTAGTTGACAAGGAGTTGTTGAGTAAGAGCCACGATGAACCTACTGCCCAAGCAGCAAGAGCGCTAACGTTAACTGCTATTAGAGAGCTGGACTCAAAGCGCAATCAGCAACTAACAATATTTTTGATTGAAGCAGGGTTGGTTCAACATCACTTTGCTTCACCTGAGCTATTGCGAAGTGCTAACCTCAGTGGCGCTCAGCTCGGTAGCGCAAACTTCTTTCTTACTCAGCTCAGTGGTTCAGACCTCAGTGGTTCAGACCTCAGTGGTTCAGACCTCAGTGGTTCAGACCTCAGTGGTGCAGACCTCAGTGGTGCAGACCTCAGTAGTGCAAACCTCAATCTTGCTCAACTCTATGGCGCAAATCTTGTAGATGCTGACTTCTGTTGCGCAAACCCTAGTGCTGCAAACCTTAATAGTGCAGATCTCCATTGCGCAGACTTGTACGGCGCTACCCTCGAAAATATCCAATGGAACGAGTACACTAATTGGGAAAACGTAAAAAATCTAGACAAAGCCCACGAAGTCCCCAAAGCCCTAAAACAACAACTTGGATTAGACTAG